In Desulfobacter hydrogenophilus, the genomic stretch GGATTCCGCCATTCTGCTGGTGGATGCCTCCGAAGGGCCGTTGCCCCAGACCCGGTTTGTACTCAAAAAAACATTTGAGGCAGGTCTTCCCGTACTTGTGATCATCAACAAGATTGATCGCAAGGATGCCCGGCCCGACGAGGTGCTGGACATGGTCTACGACCTGTTTATCGACCTTGGCGCCACAGACAAACAGTTGGATTTCACCTATCTTTACGCCATTGGTCGGGATGGCATTGTCAAGCGGGAACTTGAAGAGGACGTGGATCACCTGACGGTTCTTTTTGATATCATTATCAATGAAATGCCCGCACCGTCTTATGATCCTGAGGCCCCTTTCCAGATGCTGGTGTCAGATCTTGGCTATTCCGATTATCTGGGGCGCCTTGCCATTGGCAAGGTGTTCAACGGGTCTGCCGCTTCCAATGCATCGTTGGTATGCATGGGTGAGAACGACACCCAGAAACAGCTTAAGGTGTCCAAACTCCAGTCCTATGACGGCATAACGCTGGTGCCGGTGGCCCAGGTAGACACCGGAGATATCGTCGTTTTAGCAGGCATTGAGGATGTTAAAATCGGTGACACCATATGCACCCGGGAAAATCCATTAGCCCTGCCCAGGATCTCAGTGGACGAACCCACGGTATTCATGCGGTTTGCCATTAACACCTCGCCCTTTGCCGGCAGAGAGGGTAAAAATGTTCAGTCCAGAAAAATCCGGGAACGCCTGCTCAAGGAAACCCTGCTCAACGTAGCCATTGAAGTGGAGGAAAGCAGTAATGACGACAGCTTTGTGGTCAAGGGACGCGGGGAACTGCAGCTGGCCATTCTCATTGAAACCATGCGCCGGGAAGATTTTGAAGTATGCGTAGGACGGCCCAGGGTAATTTACCGGGAAGAAAACGGTCAAACCCTGGAGCCCATCGAACATCTTTTCGTGGACTGCGATGAAAATTTCATGGGCGTGGTCACTGAAAAGCTGTCCGTGCGAAAGGGCAAAATGACCAACCTGGTAAACAACGGCAAGGGCCGGGTCCACCTGGAGTTCTCTATCCCGTCGCGTTCGCTGATCGGGTACCGGGACGAATTCATGACCGATACCCGGGGCACGGGGATCCTGAACTCCTACCTGTCCGGATATGAGCCATATCGCGGGGATTTCCCCGTGCGCTACACCGGCTCCATTGTGTGCGACCGCCAGGGTAAGGCCGTGCCCTATGCGCTGTTCAACCTGGAACCCCGGGGGCGTCTGCTCATCTCACCGGGCACCCCGGTATACGAAGGCATGGTGATTGGCGAACACAACCGTCATTCGGATATTGACGTCAATGCCTGCAAGGAAAAAAAGCTGACCAATATGCGGGCCTCAGGAAAAGACGACGCCACCACCTGCTCCCCGGTTAAACCCATGACCCTGGAAGAAGCCATACATTTTATCAGGGACGATGAAATGGTGGAGGTAACCCCCTCATCCATCCGCATCCGCAAGGTGGAACTGAATGCCAGCAAACGCCATCTCCTGGCCGGAAAACTCAAGAAAAAGGATACCGAGGCCTGATATTAACCTTGGGTCTAAATTTTTAAACAGACGTTCAAAATTTAGACCCAAGTCAGGCAGGTCAACGGGCTGGTTCTTATGGACGAATAAGACAAACCCATTTTAGACAATATTACGCAGCAGCCGTAGGTTGGGGTGACGAAGGAACCCCAACATTGCTGGGGTTCGGTGGCGTATTTTGTTGGGGTTCCTTCGTCACCCCAACCTACGAATGCCATTCATTTTATTTTAGAGCACGATGACGTATCGACTCATCTGTAACAAACGTCACCCCTTCATGATTTCTCATTATAACTCTTTGATTAAGTTATCTATGGTTTGAATATATGCTTCCCCTTGGATTTCCTGTCCGGTTTCCATATCTTCCTTGAACCGCTCCAGGGTCTGTCGGGTATGGGTACGGACTTGATTGGCCTGGTTCATGGATTGTGATATGGCATTGAGGTCCTTTTCCAGCTCCGAAAACCAGTCGCCTTTCCTGAATGTGATCGGTTTCTCAGGTACACGTCCCCGGGCCATTTCAGAATGGTGGAGGTGACCCCCTTTGGCAGGGAAACTCAAGAAAAAGGATACATAGACCCAAGGCTGTCTGGTCAACGGGCTGGTTCTTATGGACGAATAAGACAAACCCATTTTAGACAATATTACGCAGCAGCCGTAGGTTGGGGTGACGAAGGAACCCCAACATTGCTGGGGTTCGGTGGCGTATTTTGTTGGGGTTCCTTCGTCACCCCAACCTACGAATGCCATTCATTTTATTTTAGAGCACGATGACGTATCGACTCATCTGTAACAAACGTCACCCCTTCATGATTTCTCATTATAACTCTTTGATTAAGTTATCTATGGTTTGAATATATGCTTCCCCTTGGATTTCCTGTCCGGTTTCCATATCTTCCTTGAACCGCTCCAGGGTCTGTCGGGTATGGGTACGGACTTGATTGGCCTGGTTCATGGATTGTGATATGGCATTGAGGTCCTTTTCCAGCTCCGAAAACCAGTCGCCTTTCCTGAATGTGATCGGTTTCTCAGGTACACGTCCCCGGGCCATTTCAGAATGGTGGAGGTGACCCCCTTTGGCAGGGAAACTCAAGAAAAAGGATACATAGACCCAAGGCTGTCTGGTCAACGGGCTGGTTCTTATGGACGAATAAGACAAACCCATTTTAGACAATATTACGCAGCAGCCGTAGGTTGGGGTGACGAAGGAACCCCAACATTGCTGGGGTTCGGTGGCGTATTTTGTTGGGGTTCCTTCGTCACCCCAACCTACGAATGCCATTCATTTTATTTTAGAGCACGATGACGTATCGACTCATCTGTAACAAACGTCACCCCTTCATGATTTCTCATTATAACTCTTTGATTAAGTTATCTATGGTTTGAATATATGCTTCCCCTTGGATTTCCTGTCCGGTTTCCATATCTTCCTTGAACCGCTCCAGGGTCTGTCGGGTATGGGTACGGACTTGATTGGCCTGGTTCATGGATTGTGATATGGCATTGAGGTCCTTTTCCAGCTCCGAAAACCAGTCGCCTTTCCTGAATGTGATCGGTTTCTCAGGTACACGTCCCCGGGCCATTTCAGACATCAGTGTTTGCAGTTTTTTTAAAGGTCCTGCAATGGTGGTCGTCCGCCTGGCGATGAACACAATAACACCTGTAATTAAAAACAGGCAGAGCACGGTCAGGACAACCAGAACCCTGGTATTGCAGGACACGATCAGGTTGTTGTCCAGATAAATCAGATAAAACCAGGACATGGCAAACCCGGTGATCACAATACCCGGCAGTTGCAGCATTGCCACAAAAAAGGCCCATCCCAGCTGGAGCTTGGGATTAACGATGATTTTCCGTTTTATTTTTTTTTTCATGGTACTCCTTTTTAAGGCCCAGTGCGGGTCATATCGTCTTCGGTGTCCATAAGACCGTCCGGCCCGGGGCTTTGAAGCGTATAGGTTTTGCCGTCCCTGGACAGCAGGTAGACCATGTCATTTCCCCAGTGATCCACCATGACGGCCTTTAGTTCGTTTTCCTTAAAATTTTTTCCCAGCCAACGCCCAAACCGCTCTTTCTTTGGCAGCCGGCCCCGTTTCATAAATTCATAATCAAGCATCAGGCTGATAGAACGCAAATCACCGGCTGTGGCCACCTGGCGGGCCATAGCAACGGTGTCATCGTAATACTGCAGGATACTTTCGGAGTTGCCAACAATAATGCCAAGGGCAACCCCGCCCATAATCAACTGTCTAATGATTTCAACCATGGTCAGTTACCGGCCTCAAGCGGCCGGAGGCGCCACGGTGTTGCCGCCGGGATCGCCACTGCCGATTTTTTTGCGTTTTCTGATTCGAAGAAGGGCCAGGGTTCCCACTCCCAATGCAAACCCGACCACACTGACCGGCATCACATATTTTTTGTAGTAATATCCCCATTTCTCGACATAGGTATACATCTCAACCGGGGCCTTGCCCTGCATATCAATGGCCCAGACACCGGACGGCAACCGAACCATGAACGCCTGGTCCTCAAATGTCCCCTTGCCCTGTTTGATATCCTTATTTCTGAATTTCTTGCTGATGTCCAGGGTCCTGAACCGGACCACCGCGTGATCGCCCTTTTGATCCACGCCTAAAAATTTGTTCACGTAGAACCGTTTATCCGGATTTTCATACTTTCCTTTGTAAAATTCCCTGTAGACATAGGACTCAAAAAAATAGGCAATATCATCAATGGATAGCACCTCCTTGTCCAGGGGCACTTTCAGCCGGCCCTTGGTGCTGTGGGCCATGACCTGGGCCTGGAACCCCAAGACCAGGGCCAGACAAAGCAGCATAATTTTTTTCATGAAACCCTCTCTCCTGTTTAAAAATTAGGGATTGGTTCTAACGTCGAACGCTGTGGGGGCAGGCCACGGAGGAATTGCTCC encodes the following:
- the typA gene encoding translational GTPase TypA → MKKNSAVNDKLRNVAIIAHVDHGKTTLVDAMFKQSGMFREGQAVDDRLMDSMDLERERGITIAAKNCSVTCNGIKINIIDTPGHADFGGEVERALSMADSAILLVDASEGPLPQTRFVLKKTFEAGLPVLVIINKIDRKDARPDEVLDMVYDLFIDLGATDKQLDFTYLYAIGRDGIVKRELEEDVDHLTVLFDIIINEMPAPSYDPEAPFQMLVSDLGYSDYLGRLAIGKVFNGSAASNASLVCMGENDTQKQLKVSKLQSYDGITLVPVAQVDTGDIVVLAGIEDVKIGDTICTRENPLALPRISVDEPTVFMRFAINTSPFAGREGKNVQSRKIRERLLKETLLNVAIEVEESSNDDSFVVKGRGELQLAILIETMRREDFEVCVGRPRVIYREENGQTLEPIEHLFVDCDENFMGVVTEKLSVRKGKMTNLVNNGKGRVHLEFSIPSRSLIGYRDEFMTDTRGTGILNSYLSGYEPYRGDFPVRYTGSIVCDRQGKAVPYALFNLEPRGRLLISPGTPVYEGMVIGEHNRHSDIDVNACKEKKLTNMRASGKDDATTCSPVKPMTLEEAIHFIRDDEMVEVTPSSIRIRKVELNASKRHLLAGKLKKKDTEA
- a CDS encoding general secretion pathway protein GspG, with the translated sequence MVEIIRQLIMGGVALGIIVGNSESILQYYDDTVAMARQVATAGDLRSISLMLDYEFMKRGRLPKKERFGRWLGKNFKENELKAVMVDHWGNDMVYLLSRDGKTYTLQSPGPDGLMDTEDDMTRTGP